From one Streptomyces chromofuscus genomic stretch:
- a CDS encoding NAD kinase has protein sequence MTDNRARTVFLLAHTGRPAAVRSAELVVKGLLRSGIGVRVLEAEALDLPLPEEVQLVKEATPQCLDGCELLIVLGGDGTLLRGAEFARASGVPMLGVNLGRVGFLAEAERDDLDKVVDRVVTRAYEVEERMTVDVVVHSNGDIVHTDWALNEAAVQKAGAEKLLEVVLEIDGRPVTGFGCDGIVLSTPTGSTAYAFSAGGPVVWPEVEALLMVPISAHALFAKPLVTSPDSVLAVEVLPHIPPGVLWCDGRRTVELPAGARVEVRRGAVPVRLARLHHASFTDRLVAKFALPVSGWRGVPH, from the coding sequence TTGACAGACAACCGAGCTCGTACTGTTTTCCTGCTCGCCCACACCGGACGGCCCGCGGCCGTGCGCAGCGCCGAACTGGTGGTCAAGGGCCTGCTGAGGTCCGGGATCGGCGTGCGGGTGCTGGAGGCGGAGGCGCTGGACCTGCCGCTGCCGGAGGAGGTGCAGCTGGTCAAGGAGGCGACCCCGCAGTGCCTCGACGGGTGCGAGCTGCTGATCGTCCTCGGCGGTGACGGCACGCTGCTGCGGGGCGCGGAGTTCGCGCGGGCGTCCGGGGTGCCGATGCTCGGCGTCAACCTCGGACGGGTCGGGTTCCTCGCCGAGGCCGAGCGGGACGACCTCGACAAGGTCGTCGACCGGGTGGTGACGCGGGCGTACGAGGTCGAGGAACGGATGACCGTCGACGTCGTCGTGCACAGCAACGGCGACATCGTGCACACCGACTGGGCGCTGAACGAGGCGGCGGTGCAGAAGGCCGGCGCCGAGAAGCTCCTCGAGGTCGTCCTCGAGATCGACGGGCGGCCGGTGACCGGGTTCGGGTGCGACGGGATCGTGCTGTCGACGCCGACCGGGTCGACGGCGTACGCGTTCTCCGCGGGTGGGCCGGTGGTGTGGCCGGAGGTGGAGGCGCTGCTGATGGTGCCGATCTCCGCGCACGCGCTGTTCGCCAAGCCACTCGTGACCTCGCCGGATTCCGTGCTGGCCGTGGAGGTGCTGCCGCACATCCCGCCTGGGGTCCTGTGGTGTGACGGACGGCGGACGGTGGAGTTGCCGGCCGGAGCGAGGGTGGAGGTGCGGCGAGGGGCCGTGCCGGTGCGGCTCGCCCGGCTGCACCACGCCTCGTTCACGGACCGGCTCGTCGCGAAGTTCGCCTTGCCGGTCTCCGGGTGGCGGGGGGTTCCGCACTAG
- a CDS encoding glycosyltransferase family 4 protein gives MTPVSSHSPHGQSMLRTVQVLGGGNAGSSAHVRSLAAGLVARGVRVTVCAPAEAERTYDFGGAGAEHVHVPRSSDPGSVATLRAACTGADVVHAHGLHASFRAALALAGRRTPLIVTWHGRAHSEGARAHFLRMLERRVVRVAAVVLGTTSDLVDRARKAGARDARLAAVALPALRTPDEPEPPDPARPKVRAELGATGRPLLMAVGSLDPQRGYDVLLDAARWWRRLDPVPLVVIAGEGPLRAVLQRRIEDEGLPVRLIGRRDDVAELLAAADLALLPSRWEPRSVLAQEALHARVPLVATSVGGVPELVGDAAELVPPGDARAFADAVVRLLDDPERRELLREKGLRQAATWPTEDETVAQVLSVYDELTQPRPLI, from the coding sequence GTGACCCCCGTGAGCAGCCACTCTCCGCACGGCCAGTCGATGCTGCGCACCGTGCAGGTGCTGGGCGGAGGCAACGCCGGCAGCAGCGCGCACGTGCGCTCACTGGCCGCGGGGCTCGTCGCGCGGGGCGTGCGGGTCACGGTGTGCGCCCCCGCCGAGGCGGAGCGCACCTACGACTTCGGCGGGGCCGGCGCCGAGCACGTCCATGTGCCGCGGAGCAGCGACCCGGGGTCGGTGGCGACGCTCCGGGCCGCCTGCACGGGCGCCGACGTGGTGCACGCGCACGGACTGCACGCCTCGTTCCGTGCCGCGCTCGCCCTGGCCGGACGGCGCACGCCGCTGATCGTGACCTGGCACGGCCGCGCCCACTCCGAGGGGGCCCGCGCCCACTTCCTGCGCATGCTGGAGCGCCGGGTGGTGCGGGTGGCGGCCGTGGTGCTCGGCACCACCTCGGACCTCGTCGACCGGGCGCGGAAGGCGGGCGCGCGCGACGCACGGCTCGCCGCCGTCGCCCTGCCGGCGCTCCGCACGCCCGACGAGCCCGAGCCACCCGATCCCGCGCGTCCCAAGGTCCGGGCCGAACTCGGGGCCACCGGACGCCCGTTGCTGATGGCCGTCGGCTCCCTCGACCCGCAGCGCGGGTACGACGTCCTGCTGGACGCCGCCCGCTGGTGGCGCCGGCTCGATCCCGTGCCACTGGTCGTCATCGCCGGTGAGGGGCCGCTGCGGGCGGTGCTGCAGCGCCGGATCGAGGACGAAGGGCTGCCGGTGAGGCTCATCGGGCGGCGCGACGACGTGGCGGAGCTGCTCGCCGCGGCCGATCTGGCGCTGCTGCCGAGCCGGTGGGAGCCGCGGTCCGTGCTGGCGCAGGAGGCCCTGCACGCGCGCGTGCCGCTGGTCGCCACCTCCGTCGGAGGTGTCCCCGAACTCGTCGGCGACGCGGCCGAACTCGTCCCGCCCGGGGACGCGCGGGCGTTCGCCGACGCCGTCGTGCGGCTGCTCGACGACCCGGAACGGCGGGAGCTGCTGCGGGAGAAGGGCCTCCGGCAGGCGGCGACCTGGCCGACCGAGGACGAGACGGTCGCTCAAGTGCTCAGCGTGTACGACGAGTTGACGCAGCCTCGGCCACTGATCTGA
- a CDS encoding PucR family transcriptional regulator has protein sequence MDSRFDSTGAGVTVQRALELPGLRSGLPEVLAGAERLQRTVRWVHAGEVPNIASLLKGGELLLTTGYGLGTRPADQRAFVRTLAERGIAALVVELGPRFTRLPAALVETARTAGLPLVQLHREVPFVTVTEEIHTEIVNGHYALLQRAEEVHRRCTEALLGGGGIPQVLGILADFSGNPVFLETTDGQLLYAAGSGPEGAEPLQVWEGLRAQHKDAPPAGSVLVDVPGGGPGTGSGTGSARARLVLLPVRAPLAPVHRIAAERTAGILAVVLMQARQEEELAARGRGDFLTDLAEGRITAEDAPAQARVLGFKPGDSPLLPVVMRLGDALSPGGGWAVLARAVSEELASVGVPVLLGVRPVEGRVPVLLALRSESERSAVADRVAAALRAGVERAGMQRPGAPPPVVVVGVAGGWAAASAGLRHAAETATAAQGLTGRPWYDARRLDIDLLLWRLRDHPDLAAFVDRAIGPVRDHDSRSRPPLLPTLETYLAHAGRKAETARELHLNRQTLYNRLARIGELLGTDLDDPQTVLALSLALRARRHVGQMSGVG, from the coding sequence ATGGACAGCCGATTCGACAGCACGGGTGCCGGGGTCACCGTTCAGCGGGCACTGGAGCTGCCCGGCCTGCGCAGCGGGCTGCCCGAGGTGCTCGCCGGCGCGGAGCGGCTGCAACGGACCGTGCGCTGGGTGCACGCGGGCGAGGTGCCGAACATCGCCTCACTGCTGAAGGGCGGCGAACTGCTGCTGACGACGGGGTACGGCCTGGGCACCCGCCCGGCGGACCAGCGCGCCTTCGTCCGGACGCTGGCCGAGCGCGGCATCGCGGCCCTCGTCGTCGAGCTCGGCCCGCGCTTCACCCGGCTGCCCGCCGCGCTGGTCGAGACGGCCCGCACGGCCGGGCTCCCGCTGGTCCAACTCCACCGCGAGGTGCCGTTCGTGACGGTCACCGAGGAGATCCACACCGAGATCGTCAACGGCCACTACGCGCTGCTCCAGCGCGCCGAGGAGGTGCACCGCCGCTGCACGGAGGCCCTGCTGGGCGGCGGCGGCATTCCGCAGGTCCTCGGCATCCTGGCCGACTTCAGCGGCAACCCGGTCTTCCTGGAGACCACGGACGGCCAACTGCTGTACGCCGCCGGGTCCGGGCCGGAAGGGGCGGAGCCGCTCCAGGTATGGGAAGGGCTGCGCGCCCAGCACAAGGACGCTCCGCCGGCCGGGTCGGTACTGGTGGACGTGCCCGGGGGCGGACCGGGGACCGGTTCGGGCACGGGCTCGGCGCGGGCCAGGCTGGTGCTGCTGCCGGTGCGGGCGCCGCTGGCGCCGGTGCACCGGATCGCCGCCGAGCGGACCGCGGGCATCCTGGCGGTGGTGCTGATGCAGGCCCGCCAGGAGGAGGAACTGGCGGCACGCGGGCGCGGCGACTTCCTCACGGACCTCGCCGAGGGCCGGATCACCGCCGAGGACGCCCCCGCGCAGGCGCGCGTGCTCGGCTTCAAACCGGGTGACAGCCCGCTGCTGCCGGTGGTGATGCGGCTGGGCGACGCGCTGTCACCCGGAGGAGGCTGGGCGGTGCTGGCGCGCGCGGTCTCGGAGGAACTGGCCTCGGTGGGCGTACCGGTCCTGCTCGGCGTGCGTCCGGTGGAGGGCCGGGTCCCGGTGCTGCTCGCCCTGCGCTCGGAGTCGGAGCGCTCGGCGGTCGCCGACCGGGTCGCGGCGGCGCTGCGGGCCGGTGTGGAGCGGGCCGGCATGCAACGTCCGGGGGCGCCGCCGCCGGTCGTGGTCGTCGGGGTGGCCGGCGGCTGGGCGGCGGCATCGGCGGGGCTGCGGCACGCGGCGGAGACGGCGACCGCGGCGCAAGGGCTCACGGGCCGGCCCTGGTACGACGCCCGCCGCCTGGACATCGACCTGTTGCTGTGGCGGTTGCGCGACCATCCCGACCTGGCGGCCTTCGTCGACCGGGCGATCGGGCCGGTCCGCGACCACGACAGCCGGTCCAGGCCGCCGTTGCTGCCCACCCTGGAGACCTACCTCGCGCACGCGGGCCGCAAGGCGGAGACCGCCCGCGAGCTGCACCTCAACCGGCAGACGCTGTACAACCGCCTCGCCCGTATCGGTGAGTTGCTGGGCACCGACCTCGACGACCCGCAGACGGTGCTGGCACTGAGCCTCGCCCTGCGGGCCCGCCGGCACGTGGGGCAGATGAGCGGCGTGGGGTAG
- a CDS encoding ABC transporter ATP-binding protein → MSGPAHQNIQRSTVNRLSAENVTLAYDQRVIAEQLSVEIPDNSFTVIVGPNACGKSTLLRALSRMLKPSQGRVLLDGQLIQSMPAKKVARTLGLLPQSSIAPDGITVADLVGRGRYPHQGILRQWSAEDERVVQESMAQTGVAELADRYVDELSGGQRQRVWIAMALAQQTPLLLLDEPTTYLDIQHQIDVLDLCAELHEEQGRTLVAVLHDLNHAARYATHLIALRDGKVIAEGAPNDIVTADLVEQVFGLRCQVIDDPETGTPLVVPAARKARADLRKVAATEVS, encoded by the coding sequence ATGAGCGGCCCCGCGCACCAGAACATCCAAAGGAGCACCGTGAACCGCCTGTCCGCCGAGAACGTCACCCTCGCCTACGACCAGCGCGTCATCGCCGAGCAGTTGTCGGTGGAGATCCCCGACAACTCGTTCACCGTGATCGTCGGTCCGAACGCCTGCGGCAAGTCGACGCTGCTGCGTGCCCTGTCGCGGATGCTCAAGCCCAGCCAGGGCCGGGTGCTGCTGGACGGGCAGCTCATCCAGTCGATGCCGGCGAAGAAGGTCGCCCGCACGCTGGGTCTGCTGCCCCAGTCGTCGATCGCGCCGGACGGGATCACGGTCGCCGACCTGGTGGGCCGGGGGCGCTATCCGCACCAGGGGATCCTGCGGCAGTGGTCGGCCGAGGACGAGCGGGTCGTGCAGGAGTCCATGGCGCAGACCGGGGTCGCCGAGCTCGCCGACCGCTATGTCGACGAGTTGTCCGGCGGTCAGCGGCAGCGGGTGTGGATCGCGATGGCGCTGGCCCAGCAGACGCCGCTGCTGCTGCTCGACGAGCCGACGACGTATCTGGACATCCAGCACCAGATCGACGTACTGGACCTGTGCGCGGAGCTGCACGAGGAGCAGGGGCGCACGCTCGTCGCCGTGCTGCACGACCTCAACCACGCCGCCCGGTACGCCACGCACCTCATCGCGCTGCGCGACGGCAAGGTGATCGCCGAGGGGGCACCGAACGACATCGTCACGGCCGACCTGGTGGAGCAGGTCTTCGGGCTGCGCTGCCAGGTCATCGACGATCCGGAGACGGGGACGCCGCTGGTGGTGCCGGCGGCGCGCAAGGCGCGTGCCGACCTGAGGAAGGTCGCCGCTACAGAAGTTTCCTGA
- a CDS encoding FecCD family ABC transporter permease codes for MTTNRANRAVRTPGGLSVRLDVRALTVVVLLLLAALAASVVLIGTGDFPIPAADVLKTLVGNGDAGQEFIVNELRLPRVLVGLLVGASLGLGGALFQSVSRNPLGSPDVLGLGQGATAGALVVIVLFSGDASAVTLGALVGGLATGLAIYVLAWKQGVHGYRLVLVGIGVSAIVTAVNGYLLTKADIVDAARAVVWMTGSLSGRDWAQVWPLLALCAVLVPLVLANARGLRMLEMGDDVSYSLGVRVERVRMLLLVAAVLLTAAATAAAGPVSFVALTAPQLARRLTRSPGPNLLPSLCMGAALLVTADWVSQRVFGADQLPVGVVTGVLGGVYLLWLLVTERRAGRI; via the coding sequence GTGACCACCAACCGTGCCAACCGTGCCGTACGGACGCCGGGCGGGCTGTCCGTGCGCCTGGACGTCCGGGCCCTCACCGTCGTCGTCCTGCTGCTCCTCGCCGCGCTCGCCGCGAGTGTGGTGCTGATCGGCACCGGCGACTTCCCGATCCCCGCCGCCGACGTGCTGAAGACGCTCGTCGGCAACGGGGACGCCGGGCAGGAGTTCATCGTCAACGAGCTGCGGCTGCCGCGGGTCCTGGTCGGGCTGCTGGTCGGCGCCTCGCTCGGCCTCGGCGGCGCGCTGTTCCAGTCCGTCTCCCGCAATCCGCTGGGCAGCCCGGACGTACTCGGCCTCGGGCAGGGCGCGACCGCCGGGGCGCTCGTGGTGATCGTGCTGTTCTCCGGCGACGCGAGCGCCGTCACCCTCGGCGCGCTGGTGGGTGGCCTGGCGACCGGGCTCGCGATCTACGTGCTCGCGTGGAAGCAGGGCGTGCACGGGTACCGGCTGGTGCTGGTCGGCATCGGCGTCTCCGCCATCGTCACCGCCGTCAACGGCTACCTGCTGACCAAGGCCGACATCGTCGACGCCGCCCGGGCCGTCGTGTGGATGACGGGGTCGCTCAGCGGCCGTGACTGGGCGCAGGTCTGGCCGCTGCTCGCGCTGTGCGCCGTCCTCGTCCCGCTCGTCCTCGCCAACGCGCGCGGGCTGCGGATGCTGGAGATGGGCGACGACGTGTCGTACTCCCTCGGAGTGCGCGTCGAGCGGGTACGGATGCTCCTGCTGGTGGCCGCGGTGCTGCTGACCGCCGCCGCCACCGCCGCCGCCGGTCCCGTCAGCTTCGTGGCGCTCACCGCGCCGCAGCTGGCCCGCCGACTGACCCGCTCGCCCGGCCCCAACCTGCTGCCGTCGCTGTGCATGGGCGCGGCCCTGCTGGTCACCGCCGACTGGGTCTCGCAGCGCGTCTTCGGCGCCGACCAGCTGCCCGTGGGCGTGGTCACCGGCGTCCTCGGCGGCGTCTACCTGCTGTGGCTGCTGGTCACCGAGCGCAGGGCGGGGCGGATATGA
- a CDS encoding TlyA family RNA methyltransferase has product MAGVARRRLDAELVRRKLARSREHASQLIAAGRVSVGKTVATKPATQVETAAAIVVTADDSDPEYVSRGGHKLAGALEAFVPQGLVVEGRRALDAGASTGGFTDVLLRAGAAHVVAVDVGYGQLAWTLQSDERVTVKDRTNVRELTLEAIDGEPVDLVVGDLSFIPLGLVLPALVRCVRPDADLVMMVKPQFEVGKERLGSGGVVRSPQLRAEAVCQVAERAWELGLGVRGVTASPLPGPSGNVEYFLWLRAGAPRLDPADVDRAVAEGPR; this is encoded by the coding sequence GTGGCAGGAGTCGCACGCCGCCGTCTCGACGCGGAGCTGGTCCGCCGGAAGCTCGCGCGCTCGCGTGAGCACGCGAGCCAGCTGATCGCCGCCGGGCGGGTCAGCGTCGGCAAGACGGTCGCGACCAAGCCGGCCACCCAGGTGGAGACCGCCGCGGCGATCGTCGTCACGGCCGACGACAGCGATCCCGAGTACGTGTCCCGGGGCGGGCACAAGCTCGCGGGTGCGCTGGAGGCCTTCGTACCGCAAGGGCTGGTCGTCGAGGGGCGGCGGGCCCTGGACGCCGGGGCCTCCACCGGCGGCTTCACCGACGTGCTGCTGCGGGCGGGCGCCGCGCACGTCGTCGCCGTCGACGTCGGATACGGACAACTCGCCTGGACTCTGCAGAGCGATGAACGCGTCACCGTCAAGGACCGTACGAACGTACGGGAGTTGACGCTTGAAGCGATCGATGGGGAACCTGTGGATCTTGTCGTGGGGGATCTGTCCTTCATCCCGCTCGGGCTGGTCCTGCCCGCCCTCGTGCGCTGTGTGCGGCCGGACGCCGACCTGGTGATGATGGTCAAGCCGCAGTTCGAGGTGGGCAAGGAACGGCTGGGCAGCGGGGGAGTGGTACGGAGTCCGCAGCTGCGGGCCGAGGCCGTGTGCCAGGTGGCCGAGCGGGCCTGGGAGCTGGGACTCGGGGTGCGGGGCGTGACGGCCAGTCCGCTGCCCGGGCCCTCGGGGAATGTCGAGTACTTTCTGTGGCTGCGGGCCGGGGCTCCCCGACTGGACCCGGCCGACGTCGACCGTGCAGTTGCGGAGGGGCCGCGTTGA
- a CDS encoding FAD-binding oxidoreductase: MSSKAHTALVELREDLDGDVFAPWDPGYDQARAVFNAMIDRRPAVIAQCAHEADVVRAVRFARELDLHVAVRGGGHSVAGMGTNDAGLVVDLRRMHGVTVDPASEAVRVEGGATTGDLDRATQPYGLATTCARASTTGVAGCVLGGGSGWLERSCGVAADNLLGVELVTANGDRTHASADENPELFWALHGGGGNFGVVTALTLKLYELPEFALALLRYLPEHAREAIRTFREVIDSGPLEASGAVVCQSGPLAELVPPPAGRPLCCVLLTYAGSEEDLRKVAEPLLALPHESEVLTAVPYADVQRLLDAAPGLRHHWSAECLAGAPDDVVDVFGALADSLPARTDSRLVLFPLGGAVADAPADHQVPYRDAAWAVHAFGSWADPADDERCTGWVRDVRAAVRPWSTGAVPLNFVGDEGRDRVRAGLGPQNMWRLGVVKRRYDPDNVFRFNHNVKPL; this comes from the coding sequence ATGTCCTCCAAGGCGCACACGGCCCTCGTCGAGCTGCGCGAGGATCTCGACGGCGACGTGTTCGCCCCGTGGGATCCCGGCTACGACCAGGCCCGGGCCGTCTTCAACGCCATGATCGACCGGCGGCCCGCGGTGATCGCACAGTGCGCACACGAGGCCGACGTCGTCCGGGCGGTGCGGTTCGCCCGGGAGCTGGACCTGCACGTCGCGGTGCGCGGCGGCGGGCACAGCGTGGCGGGCATGGGGACGAACGACGCCGGTCTGGTCGTCGATCTGCGCCGGATGCACGGCGTGACCGTCGACCCCGCGTCCGAGGCGGTCCGCGTCGAGGGCGGCGCCACGACGGGCGACCTGGACCGGGCGACCCAGCCGTACGGCCTGGCGACCACCTGCGCCAGGGCCTCCACCACCGGTGTCGCCGGGTGTGTGCTGGGCGGCGGCAGCGGCTGGCTGGAGCGCTCCTGCGGGGTCGCCGCCGACAACCTGCTCGGCGTCGAGCTGGTCACCGCGAACGGCGACCGGACGCACGCCAGCGCCGACGAGAACCCCGAGCTGTTCTGGGCCCTGCACGGCGGCGGCGGCAACTTCGGCGTCGTCACCGCCCTCACCCTGAAGCTGTACGAGCTCCCGGAGTTCGCCCTCGCCCTGCTGCGGTACCTCCCGGAGCACGCCCGCGAGGCGATCCGCACCTTCCGGGAGGTCATCGACTCCGGCCCGCTGGAGGCGAGCGGTGCGGTCGTCTGCCAGTCCGGCCCGCTCGCCGAACTCGTACCGCCGCCGGCCGGCCGGCCGCTGTGCTGCGTGCTGCTGACCTACGCGGGGTCCGAGGAGGACCTGCGCAAGGTGGCCGAGCCGCTGCTGGCGCTGCCGCACGAGTCGGAGGTCCTCACCGCGGTCCCGTACGCCGACGTGCAGCGCCTGCTCGACGCCGCACCCGGACTGCGCCACCACTGGTCGGCGGAGTGCCTGGCCGGCGCCCCCGACGACGTCGTGGACGTCTTCGGCGCCCTCGCCGACTCCCTGCCCGCGCGCACGGACAGCCGGCTCGTCCTGTTCCCGCTGGGCGGCGCGGTCGCCGACGCCCCGGCCGACCACCAGGTGCCGTACCGGGACGCGGCCTGGGCCGTGCACGCCTTCGGCAGCTGGGCGGACCCGGCGGACGACGAGCGGTGCACGGGGTGGGTGCGGGACGTCCGTGCCGCCGTCCGGCCGTGGAGCACCGGCGCGGTCCCCCTGAACTTCGTCGGCGACGAGGGACGGGACCGGGTACGGGCCGGTCTGGGCCCGCAGAACATGTGGCGGCTCGGTGTGGTGAAGCGGCGGTACGACCCGGACAACGTCTTCCGCTTCAACCACAACGTCAAGCCACTTTAG
- a CDS encoding SCP2 sterol-binding domain-containing protein, with translation MATIEECRAALEQLSDNMQDAEGDVRAAAELDRSVSCHITDLDVTFAGRLQDRRIKVQETLQGPPREKAQIRLAMTGDDLVALVDGEVHFARAWGSGRVKVEASLLDLFRLRKLL, from the coding sequence ATGGCAACGATCGAGGAATGCCGCGCCGCGCTCGAACAGCTTTCGGACAACATGCAGGACGCCGAGGGCGACGTCCGCGCGGCCGCCGAACTGGACCGCTCCGTGAGCTGCCACATCACCGACCTGGACGTCACCTTCGCCGGCCGCCTCCAGGACCGGCGGATCAAGGTTCAGGAGACGCTCCAGGGACCGCCGCGCGAGAAGGCGCAGATCCGGCTCGCCATGACCGGCGACGACCTGGTGGCCCTCGTGGACGGCGAGGTGCACTTCGCCAGGGCGTGGGGGTCGGGCCGGGTCAAGGTGGAGGCGAGCCTGCTGGACCTGTTCCGCCTCAGGAAACTTCTGTAG
- the recN gene encoding DNA repair protein RecN, with protein sequence MVVSVLEEMRIRSLGVIDDAVVELSPGFTAVTGETGAGKTMVVTSLGLLLGGRADPALVRIGADKAVVEGRITVPADASVAVRAEEAGAEFDDGALLISRTVSAEGRSRAHLGGRSVPVGVLAELADELVAVHGQTDQQGLLKLSRQRQALDRYAGDAVAGPLAKYSESYRRLRAVSTELEEITTRARERAQEADMLRYGLDEIAAVEPRAGEDVELAEEAERLGHAEALASAATAAHAALAGNPEDPEGVDASTLVAGAHRALEAVRSHDPALAALADRIGEIGILLGDVAGELAGYADDLDADPLRLAAVEERRAALTALTRKYGEDVGAVLAWAEQGAARLTELDGDDERIGELTAERDALRTELGGLAQALTDARTETAERFAAAVTAELASLAMPHARVSFDIRQTEDPEGVEVGGRPVAYGPSGADEVELLLAPHPGAPPRPIAKGASGGELSRVMLAVEVVFAGTDPVPTYLFDEVDAGVGGKAAVEIGRRLARLAKTAQVVVVTHLPQVAAFADRQLLVEKTNDGSVTRSGVKVLEGEDRIRELSRMLAGQEDSQTARAHAEELLETARAEA encoded by the coding sequence ATGGTCGTGTCCGTGTTGGAGGAGATGCGGATACGGTCGCTCGGAGTCATCGACGATGCCGTCGTCGAGCTGTCGCCGGGGTTCACCGCCGTCACCGGTGAGACGGGTGCGGGCAAGACCATGGTGGTCACCAGCCTGGGGCTGTTGCTGGGCGGACGGGCGGATCCGGCGCTCGTGCGGATCGGGGCCGACAAGGCGGTCGTGGAGGGGCGGATCACCGTCCCCGCCGACGCCTCGGTCGCCGTACGGGCCGAGGAGGCCGGGGCCGAGTTCGACGACGGAGCCCTGCTGATCAGCCGTACCGTCTCCGCCGAAGGGCGGTCGCGGGCCCATCTCGGCGGGCGGTCCGTGCCCGTCGGGGTGCTGGCCGAGCTCGCCGACGAGCTGGTGGCCGTGCACGGGCAGACCGACCAGCAGGGGCTGCTGAAGCTGTCGCGGCAGCGGCAGGCGCTCGACCGGTACGCCGGTGACGCGGTGGCAGGCCCGCTGGCCAAGTACTCCGAGTCCTACCGGCGGCTGCGGGCCGTCTCCACCGAGCTCGAGGAGATCACCACACGCGCGCGTGAGCGGGCCCAGGAAGCCGACATGCTGCGGTACGGGCTCGACGAGATCGCCGCCGTCGAGCCGCGGGCCGGGGAGGACGTGGAGCTGGCCGAGGAGGCCGAGCGGCTGGGGCACGCGGAGGCCCTGGCGTCCGCCGCCACGGCCGCGCACGCGGCGCTCGCGGGGAACCCGGAGGATCCCGAGGGCGTCGACGCCTCGACGCTCGTCGCGGGGGCGCACCGTGCGCTGGAAGCCGTGCGGTCGCACGACCCCGCGCTGGCCGCGCTCGCCGACCGGATCGGCGAGATCGGCATTCTGCTGGGCGACGTGGCGGGCGAGTTGGCGGGATACGCCGACGACCTGGACGCCGACCCGCTGCGGCTGGCGGCGGTCGAGGAGCGGCGGGCCGCGCTGACCGCGCTGACCCGCAAGTACGGCGAGGACGTGGGCGCCGTGCTCGCCTGGGCCGAGCAGGGTGCCGCACGGCTCACCGAACTCGACGGCGACGACGAGCGGATCGGGGAGCTGACCGCCGAGCGGGACGCGCTGCGGACCGAACTGGGCGGACTGGCACAGGCGTTGACGGACGCGCGGACCGAGACGGCCGAGCGGTTCGCGGCTGCCGTGACCGCGGAGCTGGCCTCGCTCGCCATGCCGCACGCGCGCGTGTCGTTCGACATCCGGCAGACCGAGGACCCGGAGGGCGTCGAGGTCGGCGGGCGTCCCGTGGCGTACGGGCCGTCCGGAGCCGACGAGGTGGAGCTGCTGCTGGCGCCCCACCCCGGCGCGCCGCCTCGGCCCATCGCCAAGGGCGCCTCCGGTGGTGAGCTCTCGCGCGTGATGCTGGCCGTCGAGGTCGTCTTCGCGGGCACGGACCCGGTGCCGACGTACCTCTTCGACGAGGTGGACGCCGGCGTGGGCGGCAAGGCCGCGGTGGAGATCGGGCGGCGGCTGGCCCGGCTGGCGAAGACCGCGCAGGTGGTCGTGGTGACGCACCTGCCGCAGGTGGCCGCCTTCGCCGACCGGCAGTTGCTGGTCGAGAAGACGAACGACGGGTCGGTGACTCGGTCCGGCGTGAAGGTGCTGGAGGGCGAGGACCGGATCCGGGAACTGTCCCGGATGCTGGCCGGCCAGGAGGACTCGCAGACGGCCCGGGCCCATGCGGAGGAACTGCTGGAAACCGCTCGGGCGGAGGCCTGA